The genomic stretch GCTATCTTATCATTTATATTTATGCATAAAAAAACTACACCCTCCATCTTAGTTGTCTAAGATTTTGGGTGCAGTACAATATACCCTCTGTATTATCTTTTTAGATTATTTAAATTTTGGGAAATATCTAGTATGTAAAAGTTCGTGTGCCTTGTGGCTTAAAGGATAATCTAAGTATTTATCATACATAGCTTTTACATATGGATTTTCGTGAGATCTTCTTATTTCAAGACTTCTATCTATATTGTTTAATCCTTCAGCTCTCTTTTCTAGAACAACCTGTTTTTTAAGTGCTTTTGGTTGTCCTCCTCCACCGATACATCCACCTTTACATGCCATGATTTCAATTGCGTGGAAGAATTCTTCTCCTGCTCTTATCTTGTCAAGCATTTTTGCTGCTTCTTCAAGTCCATGAGCAACTCCAATTCTAAGTTCAATATGTCCAATAGTTAATTCAGCTACTCTAAATCCATCCCATCCTCTTAATTCAGAAAATTCGATGTTATCTAAATGAGTACCAGTTATTGTTTCAATAGTAGTTCTTGTAGCAGCTTCAATTACTCCTCCAGTTCTACCAAATATAATTCCTGCTCCTGAATATTCTCCTAATGGATTATCAAATTCCATATCTTCCATCTCTTTTAGATCAATTCCACTTTCTTTGAATATCTTAATAAGTTCTCTTGTAGATATTACATAGTCAGTGTCATAGTTATCTCCTCTTGAGAATTCTGGTCTTGCAGCTTCATATTTTTTAGCAAGACATGGCATTATAGCTACAGATGCTATTCTTTCTCTTGTATAACCCATCTCTTTTCCCCAAATATCTTTTGCAATAGTTGAGAAAATTTCCATAGGTGATTTAGCTGTTGATGGAACGTCCATCATATCAGGATAGTTTTGCTCGATAAATTTAACCCATGCTGGACAACAAGATGTTAGAATTGGAAGTCTTACATCTTCTCCTTTATAGAATTTTTCAAGTCTTTCTTGGAATTCAGCCGCTTCTTCCATTATAGTCATATCTGCAGCCCATGTAGTATCAAATACATAGTCTACTCCAAGTTTCTTTAATCCTGCAACTAATTTTTTCTCTACGTTTGTACCAGGTTCAAATCCAAAAGCTTCTCCAATTGCAACTCTTACTGCTGGTGCAACTTGTACTACAACAAGTTTTTTAGGTGTAGCAATGTCTCTGAATAGATTTAATGTATTATCTCCTTCAAATATTGCTCCTACTGGACAAGTTACAACACATTGTCCACAGTGAGTACATCTATCAGTATCGATTTCATGTTTTTCTTTTAATTTTCCTTTGATACATTTTACTGGACATACTCTTGCACAAGCTGTACATCCAATACATTTTTCAGTAATTCTGAATTTTAAAAGGTGCATACATTCTCCAGCTGGACATCTGTGATCTTCTATATGCGCACTTATTTCATTATAAAAATCATCATCTGCAATAGCCTCTAATATAAGGTTATGTTCTTGATGAAGTCTGTTTTTAATAATATCTGATAGATATCTTAATAGGTAAACGTCTCTCATGTTAGCTTTACCCTTAGTAATTCTATCTAGTATTCTCCAAATTCTGTCAATCTCCTGTTCAACTTGACGATACTCTTCATATTGATTGTTATTAACTTTACCAATTAAAAATTCAACATAGAATTTTGCAAAAGCTACTATACAGTCTTCTTCAGATAAAATAATGATATTTCTTTCAATTCCTTCTGGGAATAGTGAGAAGTCTATTACTTTATCAAGACTTTTTGATGTAAGGAATCCTCCAAATGGTAATCCGAAATGTGCTGCTTTGAATTTCTTTTTATTTTTGATTCCACCAACCATTCCTATTACATCTCTTAATGTAGAATTTTCAGGGATTTCTATAGCTCCTGGATTATTAACCCTCCCTGCAACTGTAATAAGCTTGTCATTCTTTTTTTCTACTTGCTCTTCTAAGTCCTCAACTACAGAGAAAACTGATCCATATGAACTCTGAAGAATAAATCCTTGTTCTGACATTTGTCCTCCTACTTTTCTTTTAAATTTAATTAATACTTAATTATGTCCACTCTTATTTAACTTTATAAATTATCACCCATATTCTATCAAAAATATACAAAAATTCAAGTTTTTTTTTATAAAGTTTACAATTTTGCCAAACTTTTTTATAAAAAAGAATAAAAATAGCTCATTATTGTGTTAAATGAGCCATTGTTGTAAAAATTTATTAAATAAATATTTGAAAAAGTGTAGTAAGCACAGTAACAATCATTATTTTTATCATTAAAACCTTTTGATATATAGGCATTCTTAAAGTTAGCATATAATGTCTTAAATTCATATACCCTTTATATTTTTTCTGTCCATTCAAAAACATAAAAACATCAAAAGTAATTACCAATAAAATATTAAAAATAATTGTATGTGCCATTTCTACAAATTTCCTCCTGTGATTCTATTACCCTCTATAATATATTACTAATCCTTTTAAAAAGTTTCTAAGATATCTATCTCCACACTCTCTATAGTTTTTGTGATCTTCTTTTCTGAAAATTGCACTTAGTTCAGATGGAGAAATTTCAACTCCAGCTAATTTTAAAACGTGAAGCATATCTTCACTTCTAAAAGATAAAGCTATTCTTAATTTTCTCATGATTATATTATTTATATTATTTTTAGTCATCTTAACAGGTTCATGAGTTGTTCCAGGAGCTTCTTCTTTTCTACCCCTTTTTACAACTATAAGTCCATCTAAAAATGCTTCTAACATTTGATTATTGCATTTTAAGAATCCTTCATCTTCTGATTTCTTAAGGATATTTAACACATCTTCTCTTGTTACCTCGTATCCTCCCTCTTTAAAAATCTTTATCATGACATTGTCTTTTATATCAAGTGCATATCTTACTCTTCTAATTATATCGTTATTTACTAACATTTTACCTCCATAATATAAGATATTTTCATATCTTTTGTACTCTTTATTGTATCTCATATACAAAAAAAAGTCAATGATAATAAAAAAGCATACTAGGAGACCCTAGCATGCTATTCTTTCTTCTTTCCCTATTTTAGATATGTATATATTTGAAAGCTCTCTTTCTGTTATATCAGTACTCTTTACATCAAGTATTACTTGTCCCTTATCAAGCATTATAATTCTATCTGCATATTTTACTGCATCACGAAGATTGTGAGAGATCATCATAGCTGTGATTTTTTGTTTATCTATGAGTTTTTTAGTTTTATTCATTATCATTGCAGAAGTCTTAGGGTCAAGTGCTGCTGTATGTTCATCTAATAGAAGAAGTTCTGGTTTTTTAAGTGTTGCCATTATAAGTGATAAAGCCTGTCTTTGTCCCCCAGATAAAAATTTTACCTGTGTATTAAGTTTATTTTCTAGACCTAAATCAAGTTCTTTTAGAAGTTCAATAAATTTTTCTGTATTTTGTTTTTTTATAAGATTTCTTAAAGAGAATTTTTCACTTTTCTTAGCTGCAAGTGATAGATTTTCCAAAATTGTAAGAGATGGTGATACTCCTCTTGATGGATCCTGATGTACCTTTCCAATTTTAAGTGCTCTTTCTTCCTCTTTCATCTTTCCTAAATCTGTATCTCCAAGGATTATATCTCCACCATTATCCTTTATTGATCCGCTAATAAGATTAAAAAGTGTAGATTTACCACAACCATTTGATCCTAATATAGCAACAAATTCACTGTCATTTACCTCTAAATTTAACCCATTAAATATATTAACTTCATTTTCTGTCCCAGCATTAAAAGTCTTTTTTAAATTTTTTATAACAAGCATTTATTCCACTCTCCTCTTCAACTTTGCAAATGGTATATTATTGTATCCTATAAATACAATTACGATAATAGCACTAATTGCTTTTAGATCTGTTGGTGCAAATCCCAAATCAATTGCAAGGCCACCTATAAGTTTATAACTTATTGCTCCAAGTATTGCTCTTGTTGTTCCTTTTATCTTAGTTACTGTCTTAAGTATTGTGTCTCCTATTATTATAGAAGCAAGACCAGAAACTATTATAGAAGTTCCCATATTTATATCTGCAAATCCCTGGCTTTGTCCCATCAAAGCTCCACTTACTGCAACAAGCCCATTTGATAGTGTTAGCCCAAGAAGTTTATATCTATTTGAATTAACTCCCAACCCTTTTACTACATTTTCATTATCTCCAGTAGCTATTAGAAGATATCCTATCTCTGTTTTTAAAAATCTATCCATCAATATCTTTACTATTAATACTATTATTACTAGAACAACTAAAGTATTTCCATAATCAAATACTGATGCATCGTTATATAAAGGTATATTAGCTTTTCCATTTATTCTCAAGTTTATTGAATATAATATTGTAAGTGTAAGTATTCCTGCAAGTATTGCTGCAATTTTCATT from Fusobacterium sp. DD2 encodes the following:
- a CDS encoding ABC transporter permease, whose protein sequence is MDSLFTISLEQGLIFSVLAMGVFITYKILDFPDLSVEGTFPLGAFVFARFVTLGINPITCTLIAFAVGMVGGAVTYWLHIKMKIAAILAGILTLTILYSINLRINGKANIPLYNDASVFDYGNTLVVLVIIVLIVKILMDRFLKTEIGYLLIATGDNENVVKGLGVNSNRYKLLGLTLSNGLVAVSGALMGQSQGFADINMGTSIIVSGLASIIIGDTILKTVTKIKGTTRAILGAISYKLIGGLAIDLGFAPTDLKAISAIIVIVFIGYNNIPFAKLKRRVE
- a CDS encoding [FeFe] hydrogenase, group A; the protein is MSEQGFILQSSYGSVFSVVEDLEEQVEKKNDKLITVAGRVNNPGAIEIPENSTLRDVIGMVGGIKNKKKFKAAHFGLPFGGFLTSKSLDKVIDFSLFPEGIERNIIILSEEDCIVAFAKFYVEFLIGKVNNNQYEEYRQVEQEIDRIWRILDRITKGKANMRDVYLLRYLSDIIKNRLHQEHNLILEAIADDDFYNEISAHIEDHRCPAGECMHLLKFRITEKCIGCTACARVCPVKCIKGKLKEKHEIDTDRCTHCGQCVVTCPVGAIFEGDNTLNLFRDIATPKKLVVVQVAPAVRVAIGEAFGFEPGTNVEKKLVAGLKKLGVDYVFDTTWAADMTIMEEAAEFQERLEKFYKGEDVRLPILTSCCPAWVKFIEQNYPDMMDVPSTAKSPMEIFSTIAKDIWGKEMGYTRERIASVAIMPCLAKKYEAARPEFSRGDNYDTDYVISTRELIKIFKESGIDLKEMEDMEFDNPLGEYSGAGIIFGRTGGVIEAATRTTIETITGTHLDNIEFSELRGWDGFRVAELTIGHIELRIGVAHGLEEAAKMLDKIRAGEEFFHAIEIMACKGGCIGGGGQPKALKKQVVLEKRAEGLNNIDRSLEIRRSHENPYVKAMYDKYLDYPLSHKAHELLHTRYFPKFK
- a CDS encoding DUF1456 family protein, which encodes MLVNNDIIRRVRYALDIKDNVMIKIFKEGGYEVTREDVLNILKKSEDEGFLKCNNQMLEAFLDGLIVVKRGRKEEAPGTTHEPVKMTKNNINNIIMRKLRIALSFRSEDMLHVLKLAGVEISPSELSAIFRKEDHKNYRECGDRYLRNFLKGLVIYYRG
- a CDS encoding ATP-binding cassette domain-containing protein, whose product is MLVIKNLKKTFNAGTENEVNIFNGLNLEVNDSEFVAILGSNGCGKSTLFNLISGSIKDNGGDIILGDTDLGKMKEEERALKIGKVHQDPSRGVSPSLTILENLSLAAKKSEKFSLRNLIKKQNTEKFIELLKELDLGLENKLNTQVKFLSGGQRQALSLIMATLKKPELLLLDEHTAALDPKTSAMIMNKTKKLIDKQKITAMMISHNLRDAVKYADRIIMLDKGQVILDVKSTDITERELSNIYISKIGKEERIAC